A stretch of Episyrphus balteatus chromosome 2, idEpiBalt1.1, whole genome shotgun sequence DNA encodes these proteins:
- the LOC129908553 gene encoding serine/threonine-protein kinase mig-15 isoform X4, which yields MAHQLAPSVNCSLDDIDLNALKDPAGIFELIEVVGNGTYGQVYKGRHTKTGQLAAIKVMDVTEDEEEEIKLEINVLKKYSNHRNIATYYGAFIKKSPPGKDDQLWLVMEYCGAGSVTDLVKSTKGQSLKEEWIAYICREILRGLSYLHSNKVIHRDIKGQNVLLTDNAEVKLVDFGVSAQLDRTIGRRNTFIGTPYWMAPEVIACDENPEATYDNRSDLWSLGITALEMAESQPPLCDLHPMRALFLIPRNSPPRLKSKKWSKKFHGFIDTVLVKDYHQRPYTDQLLKHAFIKDQPTDRQVRIQLKDHIDRCKKRKQEKEREDYPYSGSDNDEEEPQIAGEPSSIIQAPGGDTLRRNFQQIQEGRVGANEVQPQPQANRNQKPQSRDQRQQIEEPGPPSRPALPQRLIVVPDPPQHANRPLPPTPKGSGSSPQSQQQTPQQQQRNSQNIFKPMSQQMVSAGQQQAQPEAPPRNNRQSSASVTSSSSASAQQQQQQLKPAPAPPVVNNHHVPVNPLDPIDDSDSDSEPEEPNERGRNDGTLLASDPPKPLPGLGPVSEDTTSPPASHGIGGPPNRPLPPTPDDDDQAGDRTLIMKRKLENQKQKPANTAATQGQATGRNEAEESVLLRDWDIEKFFPNRGASLNRSNTSTLKSDQKMVMHRSSISEVPNNAAAARKAAAISAPLTSISTSAISVVTSSSSSSSPAQRKLSQPMPNRSNTSSSTTTNSALTNTPKNSNNSAVNNNKNHKRQESDSKLPMNFVRGFRRENSDFFPLTKRHSAVLGERMANNGSGGGIAPINNINSNTPLQQRASALFQRSTNMFSKSDDNNKAKPELKSLKKSESNKQINVSPQQQQNQQQQSIVNQNQKSEPTKSSWSSSLTGRNLDFLRPRREKTESVIFLQNYAARQQLIMAQQQQQQQNRSGESSGLGTPGTRTSSVLPDLLSQASPATPPRHDKSSSEEYRAAVSSSVHSTPSKSFIASNSSPQSTISSSSRQNSPNHSITKTRSSSSINNCNKSISPPSLPPHAYALQQKQRSFLTFGFGAGGSGGSRRESHVNVNVTPTSHDASSDTPEIRKYKKRFNSEILCAALWGVNLLIGTENGLMLLDRSGQGKVYQLISRRRFQQMEVLEGQNILVTISGKKNRVRVYYLSWLKSKILRTDGLSDQVERRNGWINVGDLQGAVHFKIVKYERIKFLVIALKDSIEIYAWAPKPYHKFMAFKNFGELEHRPLLVDLTIEDQSRLKVIYGSAEGFHAVDLDSAEVYDIYLPKHTQGAIIPHCIVALPNSNGMQLLLCYDNEGVYVNTVGRVSKNIVLQWGEMPTSVAYIGTGQIMGWGNKAIEIRSVETGHLDGVFMHKKAQRLKFLCERNDKVFFSSAKGASSCQIYFMTLNKPGMANWLLKQADMLMETFWESRQQAPKGCKN from the exons GGACGACACACAAAAACTGGACAATTGGCTGCCATTAAAGTAATGGACGTTACcgaagatgaagaagaagaaatcaAGCTAGAAATTAACGTGcttaaaaaatactcaaatcaTCGTAACATTGCCACATACTATGGTGCATTCATAAAGAAATCTCCTCCAGGAAAAGATGATCAACTATGGTTGGTTATGGAGTATTGTGGTGCCGGTTCTGTAACTGATTTGGTAAAATCAACAAAAGGACAGAGTCTCAAAGAAGAATGGATTGCGTATATATGTCGTGAAATATTACGCGGTCTTAGTTATTTGCATTCGAATAAAGTTATTCATCGTGACATTAAGGGTCAAAATGTACTCCTTACAGATAATGCTGAAGTCAAATTGGTTGATTTTGGTGTATCAGCTCAGTTAGATCGAACGATAGGCAGAAGAAATACATTTATTG GTACTCCTTATTGGATGGCTCCTGAGGTTATTGCATGCGATGAAAATCCAGAAGCAACTTATGACAACCGATCAGATCTCTGGTCATTGGGTATTACGGCATTGGAAATGGCCGAATCACAACCACCACTTTGTGACTTGCATCCAATGAGGGCTTTGTTCTTGATTCCACGCAATTCACCACCAAGacttaaatctaaaaaatggtctaAAAAATTTCATGGATTTATCGACACGGTTCTTG TGAAAGACTATCATCAGAGGCCTTACACAGATCAGTTATTAAAGCATGCATTCATTAAAGATCAACCTACTGATCGACAAGTGCGAATACAACTCAAAGATCACATTGATCGTTGTAAGAAACGAAAGCAAGAGAAAGAACGCGAAGACTATCCTTACTCTGGTTCGGATAATGACGAGGAAGAACCCCAGATTGCCGGTGAGCCAAGTTCCATTATCCAAGCGCCAGGTGGAGACACTCTGCGTCGTAACTTCCAACAAATCCAAGAAGGACGAGTGGGTGCAAATGAAGTTCAGCCACAGCCGCAGGCTAATAGAAATCAAAAACCGCAATCT CGTGATCAACGTCAGCAGATTGAAGAGCCAGGTCCACCTTCGCGACCGGCATTGCCACAACGTTTGATAGTCGTTCCAGATCCCCCACAACATGCCAATCGTCCCCTGCCGCCGACTCCCAAAGGTTCCGGCTCTTCACCACAATCCCAACAGCAGACACCCCAGCAACAGCAGCGCAATTCTCAAAATATATTCAAGCCAATG TCACAGCAAATGGTCTCCGCTGGACAACAACAGGCTCAACCCGAAGCACCGCCAAGAAATAATCGTCAATCGTCGGCTTCCgtgacatcatcatcatctgcatcggcacaacaacaacaacaacaattgaaaCCGGCACCAGCTCCTCCAGTTGTGAATAATCATCATGTGCCGGTGAATCCATTAGATCCGATTGATGACAGTGATTCGGATAGTGAGCCAGAGGAACCGAATGAACGTGGCCGCAACGATGGTACATTGCTTGCAAGTGATCCACCTAAACCACT ACCCGGCCTTGGACCAGTCTCAGAGGATACAACCAGTCCCCCGGCTTCTCATGGTATTGGAGGTCCACCCAATCGCCCACTGCCCCCAACACCCGATGACGATGATCAAGCTGGTGATCGAACTCTAATCATGAAAAGG AAActagaaaatcaaaaacaaaagccAGCCAACACCGCCGCAACACAAGGTCAAGCTACCGGAAGAAATGAAGCCGAAGAATCAGTGCTCCTTCGTGACTGGGACATCGAAAAATTCTTTCCAAATCGTGGTGCAAGTTTAAATCGTTCGAATACAAGTACATTAAAATCTGATCAAAAGATGGTAATGCATCGTAGTAGCATCTCAGAAGTGCCTAATAATGCAGCAGCAGCTAGAAAAGCTGCAGCTATATCAGCTCCATTAACCAGTATTTCAACCTCTGCAATCTCTGTTGTAACGTCTTCCTCTTCATCTTCATCACCTGCTCAAAGAAAACTATCACAACCAATGCCAAATAGATCAAacacatcatcatcaacaacaactaACAGTGCCTTAacaaatacaccaaaaaatAGTAACAATAGTGCcgtaaataacaataaaaatcaCAAAAGACAAGAGTCTGATTCCAAATTGCCAATGAATTTCGTCCGAGGCTTCCGCAGAGAGAATTCTGATTTCTTTCCACTCACAAAACGTCATTCGGCTGTTCTTGGTGAAAGAATGGCAAATAATGGCAGTGGTGGTGGAATTGCaccaataaataatataaacagTAATACTCCATTACAACAACGTGCCAGTGCGTTATTCCAACGCAGTACGAATATGTTTAGTAAGAGTGACGATAATAATAAGGCCAAGCCTgaattaaaatcacttaaaaaatctgaaagtaataaacaaataaatgtttcaccccaacaacaacaaaatcaacaGCAACAGTCGATagttaatcaaaaccaaaaatccgaACCAACTAAATCGAGTTGGAGCAGTAGCTTAACCGGAAGAAATCTAGACTTTTTAAGGCCTCGACGTGAAAAGACTGAATCGGttatatttttgcaaaactatGCGGCCAGACAACAATTGATTATGGctcagcagcaacaacagcagcag AACCGAAGCGGAGAGAGTAGTGGCTTGGGTACTCCTGGAACTCGAACGAGTAGCGTTTTGCCAGACTTACTTAGTCAAGCATCGCCAGCAACTCCACCACGCCATGATAAATCCTCCAGTGAAGAG TATCGAGCGGCCGTTAGTTCATCAGTCCATTCCACACCTTCCAAGTCGTTTATCGCGTCGAATAGTTCGCCACAATCGACTATTTCGTCGTCGTCACGACAAAATAGTCCAAATCATTCGATTACAAAAACTAGATCGAGTAGTAGTATTAATAATTGTAATAAATCTATATCACCACCTTCACTTCCGCCCCATGCCTATGCTCTCCAACAGAAACAAAGGAGCTTCCTCACTTTCGGATTTGGTGCCGGCGGTTCGGGTGGATCCCGTCGGGAGAGTCATGTGAATGTCAATGTGACACCAACGTCGCATGACGCCTCAAGTGACACTCCTGAAATTCGAAAATACAAGAAGCGTTTCAATTCGGAAATTTTGTGTGCTGCATTGTGGGGTGTCAATTTGCTGATAGGAACCGAGAATGGTTTAATGTTGCTCGATCGATCGGGACAAGGAaag GTCTATCAATTGATCTCTCGTCGCCGATTCCAACAGATGGAAGTTCTCGAAGGACAGAATATCTTGGTAACAATATCTGGAAAAAAGAATCGTGTTCGTGTGTATTATCTTTCATGGTTAAAGTCAAAAATCCTTAGAACCGATGGTCTGTCAGAC CAAGTAGAACGACGCAATGGTTGGATTAATGTCGGAGATCTTCAAGGTGCTGTACATTTCAAAATAGTTAAATACGAAAGGATTAAGTTCCTAGTGATTGCATTAAAAGACTCGATTGAAATTTATGCGTGGGCGCCAAAGCCTTACCATAAGTTCATGGCATTTAAA aattttggTGAACTTGAACATCGTCCTCTGTTAGTGGATCTTACAATAGAAGATCAATCCAGATTGAAAGTTATTTACGGCTCAGCCGAAGGTTTCCATGCTGTCGATCTGGACTCTGCTGAAGTTTATGATATCTATCTTCCTAAACAT acTCAGGGTGCAATCATACCGCATTGTATTGTAGCGCTTCCAAACTCTAATGGAATGCAATTACTTCTTTGCTATGATAATGAAGGAGTTTATGTGAATACAGTTGGTCGAGTATCGAAGAATATTGTTTTGCAg tgGGGCGAGATGCCAACATCAGTAGCTTACATCGGTACGGGACAAATTATGGGCTGGGGCAATAAAGCAATTGAA aTTCGTTCAGTTGAAACCGGTCATTTAGACGGTGTGTTTATGCACAAAAAAGCTCAACGTTTGAAATTCCTTTGCGAAAGGAATGATAAGGTGTTCTTCAGCAGTGCCAAAGGTGCTTCATCGTGTCAAATATACTTTATGACACTCAATAAGCCTGGTATGGCTAACTG gttgctAAAACAAGCTGATATGTTGATGGAAACATTCTGGGAAAGCAGGCAACAAGCTCCAAAGGGATGTAAAAATTAG
- the LOC129908553 gene encoding mitogen-activated protein kinase kinase kinase kinase 4 isoform X7: protein MAHQLAPSVNCSLDDIDLNALKDPAGIFELIEVVGNGTYGQVYKGRHTKTGQLAAIKVMDVTEDEEEEIKLEINVLKKYSNHRNIATYYGAFIKKSPPGKDDQLWLVMEYCGAGSVTDLVKSTKGQSLKEEWIAYICREILRGLSYLHSNKVIHRDIKGQNVLLTDNAEVKLVDFGVSAQLDRTIGRRNTFIGTPYWMAPEVIACDENPEATYDNRSDLWSLGITALEMAESQPPLCDLHPMRALFLIPRNSPPRLKSKKWSKKFHGFIDTVLVKDYHQRPYTDQLLKHAFIKDQPTDRQVRIQLKDHIDRCKKRKQEKEREDYPYSGSDNDEEEPQIAGEPSSIIQAPGGDTLRRNFQQIQEGRVGANEVQPQPQANRNQKPQSRDQRQQIEEPGPPSRPALPQRLIVVPDPPQHANRPLPPTPKGSGSSPQSQQQTPQQQQRNSQNIFKPMLPPRRPEDLDMLAAQLNELGVSQQSQQMVSAGQQQAQPEAPPRNNRQSSASVTSSSSASAQQQQQQLKPAPAPPVVNNHHVPVNPLDPIDDSDSDSEPEEPNERGRNDGTLLASDPPKPLPGLGPVSEDTTSPPASHGIGGPPNRPLPPTPDDDDQAGDRTLIMKRKLENQKQKPANTAATQGQATGRNEAEESVLLRDWDIEKFFPNRGASLNRSNTSTLKSDQKMVMHRSSISEVPNNAAAARKAAAISAPLTSISTSAISVVTSSSSSSSPAQRKLSQPMPNRSNTSSSTTTNSALTNTPKNSNNSAVNNNKNHKRQESDSKLPMNFVRGFRRENSDFFPLTKRHSAVLGERMANNGSGGGIAPINNINSNTPLQQRASALFQRSTNMFSKSDDNNKAKPELKSLKKSESNKQINVSPQQQQNQQQQSIVNQNQKSEPTKSSWSSSLTGRNLDFLRPRREKTESVIFLQNYAARQQLIMAQQQQQQQYRAAVSSSVHSTPSKSFIASNSSPQSTISSSSRQNSPNHSITKTRSSSSINNCNKSISPPSLPPHAYALQQKQRSFLTFGFGAGGSGGSRRESHVNVNVTPTSHDASSDTPEIRKYKKRFNSEILCAALWGVNLLIGTENGLMLLDRSGQGKVYQLISRRRFQQMEVLEGQNILVTISGKKNRVRVYYLSWLKSKILRTDGLSDQVERRNGWINVGDLQGAVHFKIVKYERIKFLVIALKDSIEIYAWAPKPYHKFMAFKNFGELEHRPLLVDLTIEDQSRLKVIYGSAEGFHAVDLDSAEVYDIYLPKHTQGAIIPHCIVALPNSNGMQLLLCYDNEGVYVNTVGRVSKNIVLQWGEMPTSVAYIGTGQIMGWGNKAIEIRSVETGHLDGVFMHKKAQRLKFLCERNDKVFFSSAKGASSCQIYFMTLNKPGMANWLLKQADMLMETFWESRQQAPKGCKN from the exons GGACGACACACAAAAACTGGACAATTGGCTGCCATTAAAGTAATGGACGTTACcgaagatgaagaagaagaaatcaAGCTAGAAATTAACGTGcttaaaaaatactcaaatcaTCGTAACATTGCCACATACTATGGTGCATTCATAAAGAAATCTCCTCCAGGAAAAGATGATCAACTATGGTTGGTTATGGAGTATTGTGGTGCCGGTTCTGTAACTGATTTGGTAAAATCAACAAAAGGACAGAGTCTCAAAGAAGAATGGATTGCGTATATATGTCGTGAAATATTACGCGGTCTTAGTTATTTGCATTCGAATAAAGTTATTCATCGTGACATTAAGGGTCAAAATGTACTCCTTACAGATAATGCTGAAGTCAAATTGGTTGATTTTGGTGTATCAGCTCAGTTAGATCGAACGATAGGCAGAAGAAATACATTTATTG GTACTCCTTATTGGATGGCTCCTGAGGTTATTGCATGCGATGAAAATCCAGAAGCAACTTATGACAACCGATCAGATCTCTGGTCATTGGGTATTACGGCATTGGAAATGGCCGAATCACAACCACCACTTTGTGACTTGCATCCAATGAGGGCTTTGTTCTTGATTCCACGCAATTCACCACCAAGacttaaatctaaaaaatggtctaAAAAATTTCATGGATTTATCGACACGGTTCTTG TGAAAGACTATCATCAGAGGCCTTACACAGATCAGTTATTAAAGCATGCATTCATTAAAGATCAACCTACTGATCGACAAGTGCGAATACAACTCAAAGATCACATTGATCGTTGTAAGAAACGAAAGCAAGAGAAAGAACGCGAAGACTATCCTTACTCTGGTTCGGATAATGACGAGGAAGAACCCCAGATTGCCGGTGAGCCAAGTTCCATTATCCAAGCGCCAGGTGGAGACACTCTGCGTCGTAACTTCCAACAAATCCAAGAAGGACGAGTGGGTGCAAATGAAGTTCAGCCACAGCCGCAGGCTAATAGAAATCAAAAACCGCAATCT CGTGATCAACGTCAGCAGATTGAAGAGCCAGGTCCACCTTCGCGACCGGCATTGCCACAACGTTTGATAGTCGTTCCAGATCCCCCACAACATGCCAATCGTCCCCTGCCGCCGACTCCCAAAGGTTCCGGCTCTTCACCACAATCCCAACAGCAGACACCCCAGCAACAGCAGCGCAATTCTCAAAATATATTCAAGCCAATG CTTCCACCGAGGAGACCTGAG GATTTGGACATGTTAGCTGCACAATTAAATGAATTGGGCGTCTCTCAACAGTCACAGCAAATGGTCTCCGCTGGACAACAACAGGCTCAACCCGAAGCACCGCCAAGAAATAATCGTCAATCGTCGGCTTCCgtgacatcatcatcatctgcatcggcacaacaacaacaacaacaattgaaaCCGGCACCAGCTCCTCCAGTTGTGAATAATCATCATGTGCCGGTGAATCCATTAGATCCGATTGATGACAGTGATTCGGATAGTGAGCCAGAGGAACCGAATGAACGTGGCCGCAACGATGGTACATTGCTTGCAAGTGATCCACCTAAACCACT ACCCGGCCTTGGACCAGTCTCAGAGGATACAACCAGTCCCCCGGCTTCTCATGGTATTGGAGGTCCACCCAATCGCCCACTGCCCCCAACACCCGATGACGATGATCAAGCTGGTGATCGAACTCTAATCATGAAAAGG AAActagaaaatcaaaaacaaaagccAGCCAACACCGCCGCAACACAAGGTCAAGCTACCGGAAGAAATGAAGCCGAAGAATCAGTGCTCCTTCGTGACTGGGACATCGAAAAATTCTTTCCAAATCGTGGTGCAAGTTTAAATCGTTCGAATACAAGTACATTAAAATCTGATCAAAAGATGGTAATGCATCGTAGTAGCATCTCAGAAGTGCCTAATAATGCAGCAGCAGCTAGAAAAGCTGCAGCTATATCAGCTCCATTAACCAGTATTTCAACCTCTGCAATCTCTGTTGTAACGTCTTCCTCTTCATCTTCATCACCTGCTCAAAGAAAACTATCACAACCAATGCCAAATAGATCAAacacatcatcatcaacaacaactaACAGTGCCTTAacaaatacaccaaaaaatAGTAACAATAGTGCcgtaaataacaataaaaatcaCAAAAGACAAGAGTCTGATTCCAAATTGCCAATGAATTTCGTCCGAGGCTTCCGCAGAGAGAATTCTGATTTCTTTCCACTCACAAAACGTCATTCGGCTGTTCTTGGTGAAAGAATGGCAAATAATGGCAGTGGTGGTGGAATTGCaccaataaataatataaacagTAATACTCCATTACAACAACGTGCCAGTGCGTTATTCCAACGCAGTACGAATATGTTTAGTAAGAGTGACGATAATAATAAGGCCAAGCCTgaattaaaatcacttaaaaaatctgaaagtaataaacaaataaatgtttcaccccaacaacaacaaaatcaacaGCAACAGTCGATagttaatcaaaaccaaaaatccgaACCAACTAAATCGAGTTGGAGCAGTAGCTTAACCGGAAGAAATCTAGACTTTTTAAGGCCTCGACGTGAAAAGACTGAATCGGttatatttttgcaaaactatGCGGCCAGACAACAATTGATTATGGctcagcagcaacaacagcagcag TATCGAGCGGCCGTTAGTTCATCAGTCCATTCCACACCTTCCAAGTCGTTTATCGCGTCGAATAGTTCGCCACAATCGACTATTTCGTCGTCGTCACGACAAAATAGTCCAAATCATTCGATTACAAAAACTAGATCGAGTAGTAGTATTAATAATTGTAATAAATCTATATCACCACCTTCACTTCCGCCCCATGCCTATGCTCTCCAACAGAAACAAAGGAGCTTCCTCACTTTCGGATTTGGTGCCGGCGGTTCGGGTGGATCCCGTCGGGAGAGTCATGTGAATGTCAATGTGACACCAACGTCGCATGACGCCTCAAGTGACACTCCTGAAATTCGAAAATACAAGAAGCGTTTCAATTCGGAAATTTTGTGTGCTGCATTGTGGGGTGTCAATTTGCTGATAGGAACCGAGAATGGTTTAATGTTGCTCGATCGATCGGGACAAGGAaag GTCTATCAATTGATCTCTCGTCGCCGATTCCAACAGATGGAAGTTCTCGAAGGACAGAATATCTTGGTAACAATATCTGGAAAAAAGAATCGTGTTCGTGTGTATTATCTTTCATGGTTAAAGTCAAAAATCCTTAGAACCGATGGTCTGTCAGAC CAAGTAGAACGACGCAATGGTTGGATTAATGTCGGAGATCTTCAAGGTGCTGTACATTTCAAAATAGTTAAATACGAAAGGATTAAGTTCCTAGTGATTGCATTAAAAGACTCGATTGAAATTTATGCGTGGGCGCCAAAGCCTTACCATAAGTTCATGGCATTTAAA aattttggTGAACTTGAACATCGTCCTCTGTTAGTGGATCTTACAATAGAAGATCAATCCAGATTGAAAGTTATTTACGGCTCAGCCGAAGGTTTCCATGCTGTCGATCTGGACTCTGCTGAAGTTTATGATATCTATCTTCCTAAACAT acTCAGGGTGCAATCATACCGCATTGTATTGTAGCGCTTCCAAACTCTAATGGAATGCAATTACTTCTTTGCTATGATAATGAAGGAGTTTATGTGAATACAGTTGGTCGAGTATCGAAGAATATTGTTTTGCAg tgGGGCGAGATGCCAACATCAGTAGCTTACATCGGTACGGGACAAATTATGGGCTGGGGCAATAAAGCAATTGAA aTTCGTTCAGTTGAAACCGGTCATTTAGACGGTGTGTTTATGCACAAAAAAGCTCAACGTTTGAAATTCCTTTGCGAAAGGAATGATAAGGTGTTCTTCAGCAGTGCCAAAGGTGCTTCATCGTGTCAAATATACTTTATGACACTCAATAAGCCTGGTATGGCTAACTG gttgctAAAACAAGCTGATATGTTGATGGAAACATTCTGGGAAAGCAGGCAACAAGCTCCAAAGGGATGTAAAAATTAG